In Gordonia phthalatica, one genomic interval encodes:
- a CDS encoding sulfurtransferase, whose translation MARSDVLVSADWAEENLNTDSVVFVEVDEDTSIYDTNHIPGAIRLDWKKDLQDGLRRDFLDADRFSALLSERGVSNDDTVVLYGGNNNWFAAYAYWYFKIYGHKDVRLLDGGRKKWELDGRPLNGDAVQREATTYKAQAADNSIRAFRDEVIDSIGSKNLIDVRSPDEFSGKIAAPAHLPQEQAQGRGHVPSALNIPWSKAANEDGTFKSDDELTALYAEQGFDDSKETIAYCRIGERSSHTWFVLQELLGKKNVKNYDGSWVEYGSLVGAPIER comes from the coding sequence ATGGCACGCTCCGATGTGCTCGTCAGCGCTGACTGGGCTGAAGAGAACCTCAACACCGACTCCGTCGTGTTCGTCGAGGTCGATGAGGACACCTCGATCTACGACACCAACCACATCCCGGGCGCCATCCGCCTCGACTGGAAGAAGGACCTGCAGGACGGCCTGCGTCGCGACTTCCTCGACGCCGACCGGTTCTCGGCGCTGCTGAGCGAGCGCGGTGTCTCGAACGACGACACCGTCGTTCTGTACGGCGGCAACAACAACTGGTTCGCCGCGTACGCCTACTGGTACTTCAAGATCTACGGCCACAAGGACGTCCGCCTGCTCGACGGCGGCCGCAAGAAGTGGGAGCTCGACGGTCGCCCCCTGAACGGCGACGCCGTGCAGCGTGAGGCCACCACCTACAAGGCGCAGGCCGCCGACAACTCGATCCGCGCCTTCCGCGACGAGGTCATCGACTCCATCGGTTCCAAGAACCTGATCGACGTCCGCAGCCCCGACGAGTTCTCGGGCAAGATCGCCGCTCCGGCTCACCTTCCGCAGGAGCAGGCTCAGGGCCGCGGCCACGTGCCGAGCGCACTGAACATCCCGTGGTCCAAGGCCGCCAACGAGGACGGCACCTTCAAGTCGGACGACGAACTCACCGCGCTGTACGCGGAGCAGGGCTTCGACGACTCCAAGGAGACCATCGCGTACTGCCGCATCGGCGAGCGCTCGAGCCACACCTGGTTCGTGCTGCAGGAGCTGCTCGGCAAGAAGAACGTCAAGAACTACGACGGCAGCTGGGTCGAGTACGGCTCCCTCGTCGGCGCCCCCATCGAGCGCTGA
- a CDS encoding DUF2993 domain-containing protein, with protein sequence MHATSDDTPKPAPRRALRAAAWIAVVVVIAAVVALVVDDFAGSRAEHRLAQAVQASPGVEFEPDVLMSGFPFLPHRSSGEFDSILISAEGIPIEGCSGSYPCRSTVDARLQDARIGNTGAVGPETVLQASSMRVETRIDSPTLGRLMNIVDLYINTPAPEDKAGGGGPGDGLLERTDGIMLSGTVPLPGSPATQNGYPPSAAAYTAPKVKVSVSARVFVVDGRVHVEATGFYDGPEEHYSADVPAEFRSAVLKAFSAVLPRMQMAWGATAIQALSRGSDLVAVGETGPVAVRPIDYAKPLPGRP encoded by the coding sequence ATGCACGCGACCTCTGACGACACCCCGAAGCCCGCGCCCCGCCGAGCCCTGCGCGCGGCCGCGTGGATCGCTGTCGTCGTCGTGATCGCCGCGGTGGTGGCGCTGGTGGTCGACGACTTCGCCGGCTCCCGCGCCGAGCACCGATTGGCGCAGGCCGTGCAGGCCTCACCCGGCGTCGAATTCGAGCCCGACGTCTTGATGAGCGGCTTCCCGTTCCTGCCCCACCGCAGTTCCGGCGAGTTCGACTCCATCCTGATCAGTGCCGAGGGCATTCCGATCGAGGGCTGTTCGGGCAGCTACCCGTGCCGGTCGACGGTCGACGCCCGACTGCAGGACGCCCGGATCGGGAACACCGGCGCCGTGGGCCCCGAGACGGTGTTGCAGGCGTCGTCGATGCGGGTGGAGACGCGGATCGATTCGCCGACGCTCGGTCGGCTGATGAACATCGTCGACCTCTACATCAACACGCCCGCGCCCGAGGACAAGGCTGGCGGCGGCGGTCCGGGCGACGGCCTGCTGGAGCGCACAGACGGCATCATGCTGAGCGGCACCGTCCCGCTGCCGGGTTCGCCTGCGACGCAGAACGGCTACCCGCCGTCGGCCGCCGCGTACACCGCGCCGAAGGTCAAGGTCAGCGTCAGCGCTCGCGTATTCGTCGTCGACGGCCGCGTGCATGTGGAGGCCACCGGGTTCTACGACGGGCCTGAGGAGCACTACTCCGCGGACGTCCCCGCGGAGTTTCGCTCAGCGGTATTAAAAGCCTTCTCAGCCGTCCTCCCCCGCATGCAGATGGCCTGGGGAGCCACCGCTATACAAGCCCTGAGCAGGGGAAGCGACCTCGTCGCCGTCGGCGAGACCGGTCCGGTCGCGGTCCGTCCGATCGACTACGCGAAACCGCTCCCCGGCCGACCCTGA
- a CDS encoding response regulator transcription factor: protein MDLLLLTEEPTADVALGSLSLLSHRVEILPADTSSLVRLGQPAVILVDARADLAAARTFCRLVSDTDTAPVIAIVGEGGLVAVNGDWGIDDFVLPGTGPGELDARLRMAVARVALHVDQPADKVTLGELVIDESTYTARLRGRPIDLTYKEFELLKFLAQNAGRVYTRAQLLHEVWGYDYFGGTRTVDVHVRRLRAKLGSDHESLIGTVRNVGYKAVKPPRRPAGDGAAAEPATRSAAADTLGDDE, encoded by the coding sequence GTGGACCTGCTGCTGTTGACTGAAGAACCGACCGCCGATGTCGCCCTGGGATCCCTCTCCCTGCTGTCCCATCGGGTCGAGATCCTGCCCGCCGACACCTCTTCCCTGGTGCGGTTGGGGCAACCCGCCGTGATCCTGGTGGATGCGCGCGCCGACCTGGCCGCCGCGCGCACTTTCTGCCGCCTGGTCTCCGACACCGATACCGCGCCGGTCATCGCGATCGTCGGCGAGGGCGGACTGGTGGCGGTGAACGGGGACTGGGGGATCGATGACTTCGTCCTGCCCGGCACCGGTCCCGGCGAGCTGGACGCCCGCCTGCGGATGGCGGTGGCGCGCGTCGCCCTGCACGTGGATCAACCCGCTGACAAGGTGACGCTGGGCGAACTCGTCATCGACGAGTCCACGTACACCGCGCGCCTGCGCGGCCGGCCGATCGATCTGACCTACAAGGAGTTCGAACTCCTTAAGTTCCTGGCGCAGAACGCCGGCCGCGTCTACACCCGCGCGCAGCTCCTCCACGAGGTCTGGGGCTACGACTACTTCGGCGGCACCCGCACCGTCGACGTCCACGTCCGACGGCTCCGCGCCAAGCTCGGCAGCGACCACGAGTCGCTGATCGGGACGGTCCGCAACGTGGGCTACAAGGCCGTGAAGCCGCCGCGTCGTCCGGCCGGCGACGGCGCTGCCGCCGAACCCGCGACCCGGAGCGCCGCGGCCGATACATTGGGAGACGATGAATGA
- the mshD gene encoding mycothiol synthase yields MNEQTSLRVITGPLDASDVAAAHSLCERAERVDGVPPLAEQARLAIDAGSGADLHLRSEHGYANVIAARDGGAAMVEAVVDPDHRGRGEGRALIDAALTAAQQVPGSEAPQVWAHGDLPAAAAVAEALGLERARELLQLRRPVAQSLPDLPQRDDVVLRTYAGSADDAEILRVNNDAFSWHPEQGGWTLRDIAERTGSNWFDPAGLFLAFDADDPDTLLGFHWTKIHRFDTGAAPLGEVYIVGVDSGSQGRGLGALLALAGLHYMAQLRVDGRTLDEVELYVEGDNTAALHTYSKLGFTRYTADIAYRRQ; encoded by the coding sequence ATGAATGAGCAGACCTCCCTCCGTGTGATCACCGGCCCCCTCGACGCGTCGGACGTGGCCGCGGCCCACAGTCTCTGCGAGCGCGCCGAACGGGTCGACGGCGTGCCGCCGCTCGCCGAACAGGCACGCCTGGCCATCGACGCCGGGAGCGGCGCCGACCTCCACCTCCGCAGCGAGCACGGCTACGCCAACGTGATCGCGGCGCGCGACGGGGGAGCGGCGATGGTCGAGGCCGTCGTGGACCCCGATCATCGCGGTCGCGGTGAAGGTCGTGCGCTGATCGACGCCGCGCTCACCGCCGCGCAGCAGGTGCCGGGATCGGAGGCTCCGCAGGTGTGGGCGCACGGCGATCTCCCCGCGGCCGCCGCCGTCGCCGAGGCGCTGGGACTGGAACGCGCCCGCGAACTGCTGCAGCTCCGTCGCCCGGTGGCACAGTCGCTGCCCGACCTTCCGCAGCGCGACGACGTGGTCCTCCGCACCTACGCGGGCTCGGCCGACGACGCCGAGATCCTGCGCGTCAACAACGACGCCTTCTCCTGGCATCCCGAGCAGGGCGGGTGGACGCTGCGAGACATCGCCGAGCGCACCGGATCGAACTGGTTCGACCCGGCCGGCCTGTTCCTCGCGTTCGACGCAGACGATCCCGACACACTCCTCGGCTTCCACTGGACCAAGATCCACCGCTTCGACACCGGTGCCGCGCCGCTCGGCGAGGTCTACATCGTCGGCGTCGACTCCGGGTCGCAGGGGCGCGGGCTCGGCGCACTCCTGGCGCTCGCCGGCCTGCACTACATGGCGCAGCTCCGCGTCGACGGTCGCACGCTCGACGAGGTGGAGCTGTACGTGGAGGGCGACAACACCGCGGCGCTGCACACGTACTCGAAGCTCGGTTTCACCCGCTACACGGCGGACATCGCGTACCGGCGTCAGTAG
- the pstS gene encoding phosphate ABC transporter substrate-binding protein PstS: MSVSPKLFRTAGSAAAGLAAVSLVLTACGGGGDAAGTITGEGSTAQQKAVEQFAKVLTDNDGAVLDYTGSGSGDGVKKFLAGDVDFAGSDSPLKEKEVADAKTRCGGNDAWHLPLVAGPVAVAFNIPGVEKLNLDAPALAKIFDSKISKWDDAAIKKLNPGAKLPSTDIVPVHRSDSSGTTDNFTRYLNTAAPTEWPYEHSKEWTGHGGSGASKSTGVGDTVKKTEGSITYVEWGFATENNLSVAALDFGAGATELTAATAGKALDAAKFVKSDSKDLVVDTKALYSLKQAGAYPLVLTTYEIVCSTGYQDAEVSKNLKAAFTTILDKGQDGLDKLGYVPLPDAFKTKLRGTIDAL; this comes from the coding sequence ATGAGCGTGTCCCCGAAGCTCTTCCGCACCGCAGGTTCCGCAGCCGCGGGCCTGGCCGCAGTCTCCCTCGTCCTCACCGCTTGCGGTGGTGGCGGCGACGCAGCCGGCACCATCACCGGCGAAGGCTCCACCGCCCAGCAGAAGGCCGTCGAGCAGTTCGCGAAGGTCCTGACCGACAACGACGGCGCGGTCCTCGATTACACCGGCTCCGGCTCCGGCGACGGCGTGAAGAAGTTCCTCGCGGGCGACGTCGACTTCGCCGGCTCGGACTCGCCGCTCAAGGAGAAGGAAGTCGCCGACGCCAAGACCCGCTGCGGCGGCAACGACGCATGGCACCTGCCGCTCGTCGCCGGCCCCGTCGCCGTCGCCTTCAACATCCCGGGTGTGGAGAAGCTGAACCTGGACGCCCCGGCCCTCGCGAAGATCTTCGACTCCAAGATCTCCAAGTGGGACGACGCCGCCATCAAGAAGCTGAACCCGGGCGCCAAGCTGCCGTCGACCGACATCGTTCCGGTGCACCGCAGCGACAGCTCCGGCACCACCGACAACTTCACGCGCTACCTGAACACCGCGGCTCCCACCGAGTGGCCGTACGAGCACTCCAAGGAGTGGACCGGCCACGGCGGTTCGGGTGCGTCCAAGTCGACCGGTGTCGGCGACACCGTGAAGAAGACCGAGGGCTCCATCACCTACGTCGAGTGGGGCTTCGCCACCGAGAACAACCTGAGCGTCGCCGCCCTCGACTTCGGCGCGGGCGCCACCGAGCTGACCGCCGCCACCGCGGGCAAGGCGCTCGACGCCGCCAAGTTCGTCAAGTCGGACAGCAAGGACCTCGTCGTCGACACCAAGGCGCTCTACAGCCTCAAGCAGGCCGGTGCGTACCCGCTGGTCCTGACGACCTACGAGATCGTCTGCTCCACCGGCTACCAGGACGCCGAGGTCTCGAAGAACCTGAAGGCCGCGTTCACCACCATTCTCGACAAGGGTCAGGACGGCCTCGACAAGCTCGGCTACGTGCCGCTGCCTGACGCCTTCAAGACCAAGCTGCGCGGAACGATCGACGCGCTGTGA
- the pstC gene encoding phosphate ABC transporter permease subunit PstC — protein MSETPVVDAAASTTATSQRGPAAGPGTSDRARSAVSRVGDRVMGTLATGSGLLVSLVIGLIALFLLIQAVPALAKNTANFFTYTGSWVVSGTQLEFGIPQQFYATVLVSVIALLIAMPVALGIALFVTEYAPKRLAAPIAYVVDLLAAVPSIVYGLWGILVLGPAMVGVNNWLVDNLGFLPFFSTPDNVANMSTGGTLLTAGIVLAVMILPVITAVTREVFAQTPRAHREAALALGATQWEVVRYAVLPFGFSGYISGSMLGLGRALGETMALLLIISTVGPINFNLMESGQTFATVIANNAAEFDSPLKTGAYISAGLVLFALTFLVNAAARSVIARRAKWRERRQ, from the coding sequence GTGTCCGAGACGCCGGTAGTCGACGCGGCCGCGTCGACGACGGCGACCAGTCAGCGAGGACCGGCAGCCGGGCCGGGCACGAGTGATCGTGCCCGCTCGGCTGTTTCGCGTGTCGGGGACCGCGTCATGGGCACCCTCGCAACTGGCTCGGGCCTGCTGGTCTCGCTCGTCATCGGTCTGATCGCACTGTTCCTGCTGATCCAGGCGGTGCCGGCGCTGGCGAAGAACACCGCCAACTTCTTCACGTACACCGGCAGCTGGGTGGTCTCGGGCACGCAGCTCGAGTTCGGCATCCCGCAGCAGTTCTATGCGACGGTGCTGGTCTCGGTGATCGCCTTGCTGATCGCGATGCCCGTCGCACTCGGCATCGCCCTGTTCGTCACCGAGTACGCACCCAAGCGCCTCGCGGCGCCGATCGCGTACGTGGTGGACCTGCTGGCCGCCGTGCCGTCGATCGTCTACGGCCTGTGGGGCATCCTGGTGCTGGGTCCGGCCATGGTCGGCGTCAACAACTGGCTCGTGGACAATCTCGGTTTCCTACCGTTCTTCAGCACGCCCGACAACGTGGCGAACATGTCGACCGGTGGCACTCTCTTGACCGCGGGCATCGTCCTCGCAGTCATGATCCTGCCGGTCATCACCGCCGTCACCCGCGAGGTCTTCGCGCAGACGCCGCGCGCCCACCGGGAGGCCGCGCTCGCGCTCGGCGCCACCCAGTGGGAAGTGGTGCGCTACGCGGTCCTGCCGTTCGGGTTCTCCGGCTACATCAGCGGTTCGATGCTCGGCCTCGGCCGCGCACTCGGTGAGACGATGGCGCTGCTGCTCATCATCTCCACCGTCGGGCCGATCAACTTCAACCTGATGGAGAGCGGCCAGACCTTCGCGACCGTGATCGCGAACAACGCCGCCGAGTTCGACTCACCGCTCAAGACCGGTGCCTACATCTCGGCCGGCCTGGTGCTGTTCGCCCTCACCTTCCTCGTCAACGCCGCGGCGCGCAGCGTGATCGCGCGTCGGGCCAAGTGGCGGGAGAGAAGACAGTGA
- the pstA gene encoding phosphate ABC transporter permease PstA, which produces MELTTLSPRRKVTDNVVRGAVTASVALAILPLGWLVYTLVARGIGPILNPDWWLRSERFGGAANAIVGTLMQTAIAAAVAIPLGVLVAIYLVEYADTSRRRGERSDGRFTLVRITTFMVDVLSGVPSIVAALFIYAVWRTTLDMPRSGFAVALALVLLMVPLVVRATEEMLKIVPQDLREASYALGVPKWKTIVRIVLPTAMSGIITGIMLAVARVMGESAPVLILVGASRAMNYNPFIGNQESLPLMMLQEYNKGPGGYETVWGAALTLVIAVAIVYVLARILSRFTGPRMERD; this is translated from the coding sequence ATGGAACTGACAACCCTCTCGCCCCGCCGCAAGGTCACCGACAACGTGGTCCGCGGCGCGGTCACCGCGTCGGTGGCCCTCGCGATCCTGCCGCTCGGCTGGCTGGTCTACACCCTCGTCGCCCGCGGTATCGGTCCGATCCTGAACCCCGACTGGTGGCTGCGGTCCGAGCGCTTCGGCGGTGCGGCCAACGCCATCGTCGGCACCCTGATGCAGACGGCCATCGCAGCCGCCGTGGCCATCCCGCTCGGTGTGCTCGTCGCCATCTACCTCGTCGAATACGCCGACACCAGCAGGCGTCGGGGCGAGCGGAGCGACGGGAGATTCACGCTCGTCCGCATCACCACGTTCATGGTGGACGTCCTCTCGGGCGTGCCGTCGATCGTCGCCGCACTGTTCATCTACGCGGTCTGGCGGACGACGCTCGACATGCCGCGCTCCGGCTTCGCCGTCGCCCTGGCCCTGGTGCTCCTGATGGTGCCGCTGGTGGTGCGCGCCACCGAGGAGATGCTGAAGATCGTCCCGCAGGATCTCCGCGAGGCGTCGTACGCCCTCGGCGTCCCGAAGTGGAAGACGATCGTCCGGATCGTCCTGCCGACCGCGATGTCGGGCATCATCACGGGCATCATGCTGGCCGTCGCCCGCGTGATGGGCGAGTCGGCGCCGGTTCTGATCCTGGTCGGTGCCAGCCGAGCGATGAACTACAACCCGTTCATCGGCAACCAGGAATCGCTGCCGCTGATGATGCTGCAGGAATACAACAAGGGGCCGGGCGGCTACGAGACCGTGTGGGGCGCCGCCCTGACCCTGGTGATCGCCGTCGCGATCGTGTACGTGCTCGCGCGGATCCTTTCCCGATTCACCGGGCCCCGAATGGAGAGAGACTAG
- the pstB gene encoding phosphate ABC transporter ATP-binding protein PstB encodes MAKSLTIEDLNVFYGDFHAVKDVSLKIAPKSVTAFIGPSGCGKSTVLRTLNRMHEVTPGAYTTGSVKLDGLDLYGKNVDPVGVRTTVGMVFQRANPFPTMSIRDNVVAGLKLSGVRDKAKLDEVAEASLRGANLWNEVKDRLDKPGGGLSGGQQQRLCIARAIAVSPQVLLMDEPCSALDPISTLAIEDLVAELKSSYTIVIVTHNMQQAARVSDQTAFFNLSAAGKPGELVEVGATSDVFSNPVRKETEDYISGRFG; translated from the coding sequence ATGGCAAAGAGCCTGACCATTGAGGACCTGAACGTCTTCTACGGCGACTTCCACGCAGTCAAGGACGTGTCGCTGAAGATCGCACCGAAGTCGGTGACCGCGTTCATCGGCCCGTCCGGCTGCGGCAAGTCGACCGTTCTGCGCACCCTGAACCGCATGCACGAGGTGACGCCCGGCGCGTACACCACCGGCTCGGTGAAGCTCGACGGCCTCGACCTCTACGGCAAGAACGTCGACCCGGTCGGTGTTCGCACCACCGTCGGCATGGTGTTCCAGCGGGCCAATCCGTTCCCGACCATGTCGATCCGCGACAACGTGGTGGCCGGTCTGAAGCTGTCGGGCGTGCGCGACAAGGCCAAGCTCGACGAGGTGGCCGAGGCCAGCCTCCGCGGTGCCAACCTGTGGAACGAGGTCAAGGACCGTCTCGACAAGCCGGGCGGTGGCCTCTCCGGCGGCCAGCAGCAGCGACTGTGCATCGCCCGCGCGATCGCGGTCTCACCGCAGGTCCTCCTGATGGACGAGCCGTGCTCGGCGCTCGATCCGATCTCGACGCTCGCCATCGAGGACCTGGTCGCCGAGCTGAAGAGCAGCTACACGATCGTCATCGTCACGCACAACATGCAGCAGGCGGCGCGCGTCAGCGACCAGACCGCCTTCTTCAACCTCTCCGCCGCGGGCAAGCCCGGCGAGCTGGTCGAGGTGGGCGCGACGTCCGACGTGTTCTCGAACCCTGTCCGCAAGGAGACCGAGGACTACATCTCGGGCCGTTTCGGCTGA
- a CDS encoding TetR/AcrR family transcriptional regulator, with the protein MVRLSVEQRRELAIDATMRVIARDGVEAATTRRIAQEAKVGQSSLFYAFTSRDELLAAVVEHGIAQELAAMDSWLRQASAMFTASQMSIADVLSTAFQAFADDLVANRDREHALVELALYARRTEGLEHLGEKLYGGYYEMIAGLLTSASEATGVTWTQTPEFLARIVLAMTDGMTLNYLSTGDRAVVDQIVAGGVQLLLGYVSAG; encoded by the coding sequence ATGGTCCGGCTCTCAGTAGAACAGCGACGCGAACTGGCGATCGACGCGACGATGCGCGTGATCGCTCGCGACGGTGTCGAGGCCGCCACCACCCGACGCATCGCGCAGGAGGCCAAGGTCGGTCAGTCGAGCCTGTTCTACGCGTTCACCTCTCGTGACGAGCTCCTCGCGGCCGTCGTCGAGCACGGGATCGCGCAGGAGTTGGCCGCCATGGACAGCTGGTTGCGTCAGGCTTCGGCGATGTTCACCGCCTCCCAGATGAGCATCGCCGACGTGCTGAGCACGGCCTTCCAGGCCTTCGCCGACGATCTCGTCGCCAACCGCGACCGCGAGCATGCCCTCGTCGAACTGGCGCTCTACGCACGGCGCACCGAGGGGCTCGAGCACCTGGGGGAGAAGCTCTACGGCGGCTACTACGAGATGATCGCCGGTCTGCTGACCTCGGCCTCCGAGGCCACCGGTGTCACCTGGACGCAGACGCCGGAGTTTCTCGCGCGCATCGTGCTCGCGATGACCGACGGCATGACGCTGAACTACTTGAGCACCGGGGACCGCGCGGTGGTGGACCAGATCGTCGCCGGCGGCGTGCAGCTGCTGCTGGGGTACGTCTCCGCGGGCTGA
- the phoU gene encoding phosphate signaling complex protein PhoU → MRDAYQEQMAALNQTLGDMVDEVGTAMAQATQALLEADLELAEKVISDHDAVADKSGEAEDQAFQLLALQAPVAGDLRSVVSGFQLVSEIDRMGALALHVAKVARRRHPAKVLPEEVAGYFEEMGRLAVELAHNARRVLQNQDYHDALTLMDDDDAMDDLHRHLFTVMMDREWEHGVAAAVDVTLLGRYYERFADHAVLIARRVVFQATGKTPEQLLEAS, encoded by the coding sequence ATGCGTGACGCGTATCAGGAGCAGATGGCTGCACTGAATCAGACTCTCGGCGACATGGTCGATGAGGTCGGAACGGCGATGGCTCAGGCCACCCAGGCACTACTCGAGGCCGATCTCGAGCTGGCCGAGAAGGTGATCTCCGATCACGACGCCGTGGCCGACAAGTCCGGTGAGGCCGAGGACCAGGCCTTCCAACTGCTGGCCCTGCAGGCCCCGGTGGCCGGCGATCTCCGCTCGGTGGTGAGCGGCTTCCAACTGGTGTCCGAGATCGACCGCATGGGCGCCCTCGCCCTCCACGTCGCCAAGGTGGCGCGACGACGCCATCCCGCCAAGGTGCTGCCCGAAGAGGTCGCGGGCTACTTCGAGGAGATGGGCCGCCTGGCCGTCGAGCTGGCGCACAACGCGCGGCGCGTCCTGCAGAACCAGGACTACCACGACGCTTTAACCCTGATGGACGACGACGACGCGATGGACGACCTCCACCGCCACCTGTTCACCGTGATGATGGACCGCGAGTGGGAGCACGGCGTCGCCGCCGCCGTCGACGTGACTCTCCTGGGCCGCTATTACGAGCGCTTCGCCGACCACGCCGTTCTGATCGCCCGCCGCGTGGTCTTCCAGGCCACCGGCAAAACGCCCGAGCAGTTGCTCGAGGCCAGCTAG